Sequence from the Sphingobacteriaceae bacterium GW460-11-11-14-LB5 genome:
AATAGTAGTGATCAGGCAGATAGCGGCGCCGAACGTTTTCGTTTTATTAAACCAATTATAAGATTGATGATGGGTAATAGCTGGACAAGCAGAAACCCAAGCACCATTGCAGCGCTGCTTGCATTAAATCCTTGTGAATAATCTAAAGAATCTGCATTGGTTAGCTCAACAAGGGAGAATGACCTGTTGAAATTATAAGCGGAATAATAAGCACCAAAAAAGAATAAAACAGACAACAAAATGTGAAACCAGCTCAGCTTATTTGAAGCTAAAAATGGTCTTAATAATTTATAGTATAATGCGAATATGAATAAAAATATAGCAAACCACCTGATGAGTGGAATATTATCGATCATATAATAAGTGTCGTGAATATTGAAAGCGAGATTGTTTGCTGGTACCAATAATGAAGTAGCCAAAAGTAGGGTGGCAAGTAAAACCAGGAAGTTATAGGTTTTGAAGATTATTTTCATTTTTTTGAGCTTGATGGTTTATTTAGCTAAGTATGCAATGGTTTCGCGAGCCATTTCCCGTGTTTTATATTTATTTTTATTAGAAAATGAGCGTTCAATAGTGCTTCGGAAACGGTAGTCCCGTTATCCGCTATAGCTCCGATAAACCTGTGAAACAAGCAAGCGCACAATAAAAAGGCAAAAAATAGTGCTTAAATCGGAGGCTGCCGCTTCTACCGGGTTTATGGAACAGGGGTTTGTATAAAATACATCAATTTTTCCTGCTTAGCTAAATAATTATTTTTAGCAATCGTCCTCGTTTGTAACGAGGATGAAGGAGAAAGGCGATTTTATCGCCATTAAACTGCTCATTTTGCATTATGAATGCGAATCTCGCCAATCCTCGTTGCAAACGAGGACTATTTTAACTAACGGCCTCATTTATACAATCAATCAAAGCCTTCACTTTTATTTCGGAAGTGAGCTCGTAGCGATATTCATCTTCTATACTGCCCATTTTGGTTTCGGTATTTCTGAATTCCATTTTACTCGGAACAAATTCTTTGGCAGAGGCATGGAATTGTGTGGCACCGGTTTGATCAATAAGGTTTTTGATGTTATTTTCATTGATCCCTGCACCCGGCATAATGATAATCCGGCCATTGGCTTTTTTTACCAGCTGCGCTAGTTTTTCTGCCCCTAAAATGGCAGAAGAAGCGCCGCCAGAGGTGAGTACCCTTTTTATGTTGAGTTCGATTAAATCTTCCAGTGCCTGGTCCATATCGTTACTCATATCAAATGCCCTGTGGAAAGCTACCTCCATAGGTTTGGCCAGCTCAATCAGTTCAGCGCATCTCTCTTTGTCGATAGTGCCATCTGCTTTAAGTATTCCGGTAACTATGCCTTCACAATTTAATGATTTGCAGATTTTTATATCTTCTTTCATTAATTCAAATTCAATTTCAGAATACAAAAAATCGCCTCCACGCGGACGTATAATGGGCCAAACTTCGATAGATAGGTTTTTCTTGGCCAATGAAATCTGGGCATAACTTGGTGTAGTACCACCTTCTGCCAGGTTATCGCAAAACTCTACTCTTTTCGCGCCGCCATTTTGGGCAGCTACTGCCGATTGATACGAATTAGCGCATACTTCCAGGCAACCCGTTGCCATTTCACTCATGATGTTAGATTTAATTAATTTATATTATTCCTGCGGACCTGCCGGTCCTAAAACTACCCATCCCTTCGGGGATTTGTAGGTATTAAGTAATTGCACCGACTTTCCGCCATCCGGATACCAGCATACTTCTGTAATGACCCAGTGGGTTTCGTCAACCTTTTTACGCTCAGGAAAAGCATTCTGGACAGTTGAAAAATCAGGAAATCCGTGTTCTTCTATATTATTAATGAAAGATAGTTTAAGTACTTCGGCGGTTTCATTGATTATATCCTGATCAATCTCCATTTTCATTACAGAAAGTAAAGATTTGGCTTCTTCATCAAAATCCTTACAGGCAATAGCGGCATCAATATCTTTATCGTTATATGCTTTTTCGATGGCCAGTATAGCGCCTTCCGGCGTTTCTAAATTGGCTTTAAAATAATCAACACCTTCATCAATATATAAACCTATACTGTTATCAAATGCTGCCTTCTCTTTTTCTGCTACACCATCTCTAATGGCCCTTATGGTATATCCGCCAATTAACCTGCCGTTTTCGATAATCATCCAATCTGAAATTAAATCACGCTCTATGCCGATTTTTTGGTTGAATTTTACGGATCTAATGTTTACCGGTTCGTTGCCAACGGTGCCAAATAAGTTCCCTTCATCGTCAAAATTTGGGTCTGTTAACCAAATATGTTCACCCTCATCACCATCTGTAATGAGTACTTTAATGGAAAAATAGTTCTGGTAAGGTTGTGGGTTTTCTAAACTTTCTTCGAAATACCAAAGGGTTAACCTGGCTTTTTCGATCGCCCAGTTCATCCGCTCGTCTTCATCGGGCACATAAACCATATCAGGCTCGCCCTTGCGTTCCGCTACATTTTTCTTTCCGAAAATTTTAGATAATAATCCCATTTACCGGTTTCCTTTTTGTTTATCGTTTGGGAAAATTCAACATATTAATAATAGCTTTTGCCTTTGATTAAAAGATCCTGTTTTTCTGCGTTACACACAGCATAACTAAAACCTTTCTGAATGGCATAAGCACCATACTCGCCTTTTTTGTTGATGGCTAAAAATCCCACCTGTATGTTCTTGGCAGTTTCAGGTTTCTTTTTAATGATGCGCATTACCGCTTCTTTACAGGCGGCTTCGGGGGTATAACCCTGACGCATTAATTCTACCACCAGGAAAGAGCCAACATTTCTGACCACTTCTTCACCTACGCCGGTTGAGGTTGCACCACCAACTTCATTATCGACATAAAGGCCAGCCCCAATAATCGGACTATCACCAATCCTTCCATGTAATTTATAGGCCATGCCGCTGGTTGTACAGGCGCCCGAAATATTTCCTTTGGCATCAATAGCGAGCATGCCAATGGTATCGTGGTTATATTGGTTTCCCGGAAGTTTTTGCGGTGCAGCTTTTTGATAGAGCTGATTTTCGATATTCATTACCGGCGCATATTTTGCCGTTTTTAGCCATTCCTTCCACGCTTTTTCACTGGCAGGCGTAAGCAGGTTTTCCTTTTTAAAACCTTGCTCTAGCGCAAACTGCAATGCACCATCGCCAGCTAACATTACATGCGGTGTTTTTTCCATCACTTTACGCGCTACCGAGATAGGGTGTTTAATATGTTCAAGCGCTAACACAGCACCACAGTTACCCAGTTCGTCCATTATGCAGGCATCGAGGGTTACGTGGCCATCGCGGTCTGGTAAACCGCCATACCCAACCGATTGGTTGTGTTCATCAGCTTCAGGTACCCAAACCCCTTGCTCTACAGCATCTAACGCACTTCCGCCGGTTGATAATACTTTCCAGGCATCGGCATTTGCAGCAATCCCAAAATCCCAGGTCGAAATGACAATGGGAAAATTTTTTGCTGCTGTTTCCTCCTGCGGAATAACATTGGCGATACTGCTTTTATCAATGGCCAGCAATCCAGCCGACAGGGCTGATGCTTTTATAAATTTACGGCGGTTAAACATTTTGATGGTTAATGGTTTGAATGGGTTAATCGTTTAATTGCTCAACGCTATTTAAATATTGGTTATTTTAATTGTTAGATTGTTGTGATTGCTAAATTGTTGAATGATGGCTCCAATTTGATCATTGCAATTTGAATATTGATTATTAACTTAACTAATCGTAAACCGGTCTGCATCCTTTAAAAACGGAAATTGCCTTCTTACTTTAACCAGCTCTTCGTAATTGATACTAAA
This genomic interval carries:
- a CDS encoding copper homeostasis protein CutC, coding for MSEMATGCLEVCANSYQSAVAAQNGGAKRVEFCDNLAEGGTTPSYAQISLAKKNLSIEVWPIIRPRGGDFLYSEIEFELMKEDIKICKSLNCEGIVTGILKADGTIDKERCAELIELAKPMEVAFHRAFDMSNDMDQALEDLIELNIKRVLTSGGASSAILGAEKLAQLVKKANGRIIIMPGAGINENNIKNLIDQTGATQFHASAKEFVPSKMEFRNTETKMGSIEDEYRYELTSEIKVKALIDCINEAVS
- a CDS encoding glycosylasparaginase is translated as MFNRRKFIKASALSAGLLAIDKSSIANVIPQEETAAKNFPIVISTWDFGIAANADAWKVLSTGGSALDAVEQGVWVPEADEHNQSVGYGGLPDRDGHVTLDACIMDELGNCGAVLALEHIKHPISVARKVMEKTPHVMLAGDGALQFALEQGFKKENLLTPASEKAWKEWLKTAKYAPVMNIENQLYQKAAPQKLPGNQYNHDTIGMLAIDAKGNISGACTTSGMAYKLHGRIGDSPIIGAGLYVDNEVGGATSTGVGEEVVRNVGSFLVVELMRQGYTPEAACKEAVMRIIKKKPETAKNIQVGFLAINKKGEYGAYAIQKGFSYAVCNAEKQDLLIKGKSYY